DNA sequence from the Nicotiana tomentosiformis chromosome 3, ASM39032v3, whole genome shotgun sequence genome:
gcagccccttatcttgcacttttggccactttctctttcaaatttggcccaactTCTTCCTTAATCCTAGTTAttaccgatcccataaatatcctcacaattaggccctcggcctcactcagtcatcaacctctccagtttctcgggctctcagaaatcatgataagcaccccaacaacaatgatatgatgcattaataatgaataagagaaactgagatgtaatatgcgagtaaaaatcatgactgagtatgaaacaataatttagcagataattcaacatgtacacgacctttgtgggtcccaacaatgtcaacacatagtttaaacatgatgtatagatcaatttctctaatacgtgaaaatattatacggatatcaacagattattcaactacacagttttatggaattgaccaagtcacaattcctacggtgcacgcccacatgctcgTTATTTAGTATGTGTGTCATCTCAAAACCAGTCACATaatacataatccggggtttcataccctcaggaccaaatttagaactgttacttacctcaaaccgtgtaattctttattctgcaatgcctttacttcacgaatcggcctccaaacgcctcgaatctagtcacaaataatctgattcagctaataaaaattataggaattaatttcatatgaaaatacaaatttttcataaaaatccaaaattttaccAAAACATTgcacgtggggcccacatctcggaacccgaaaaaagttacaaaatccgaaatctcattcaaccacgagtctaaccataccaattttaccaaattacgacatcaactcgaccctcaaatcttcaaattaaaccaagagggttttctaaatattttcaacttattaaaataaattaattaagtaacttattcaaatgatcaattaactaaattaattcaccaattgaatagttagttaattcctaaaatgcacaaatgaagaaagaactatttttggtatttttatgatagaaAATATGCAATCAATGacacaaaaattgaaaaaataattaaagtaacaaaacactaatgactttaggaggtgttaaaatagtgcaaaaattaggtattcacagctgcccctctttgctcgagaacataaAGAGTTTTTgtgcaaagaaaagtgaatgccatggctaatttttgctcacatatcactccaatgaaagcatttttttgaaaaatggtGACCAAACCGTGCTTCCGAGGTTACCTACATATCCTTATTTAGAGGAATCAGTTCAGTGTAGTTCTGAGAAAATTTGGTAGATGGGACTACCAGACATTAGATTTAAGACCGTTGTTGCTGTTGCGgttgttgttgctgttactgTTACTTACTGCTTgcatcaaaaggaaaagagaagagaactacatatgtctacaaactaagagttacaaaattcttAATCTACGTGTCTTGTGGAGTCGAATCTTGATTTTTGACCTGCTCACTTGTGTTGGCCTTAGACTGGATCTTGATACTCTTTGAAGAAAAGATTAGGGCTTATTCTCGGTCACTCGCCTTCCTGATTCGAATTTGAGAAGATGAATCTCGAGATGCTGGGTCGGTGACACATTACCAAAATTACCAACTATCTTGTGATCGAAAGATTTCTTTCTTCTGATgagaagttgcaaatacaagttaatgatattatgtccttaacatttacattatacatatgaagttaaggataccatgtctttaacatttacactgcacatatgaagttaaggacatgatgtcctaaagtttatcaGCAGAATGTGCAAATataggacactttgtccttaatatttacacatcactcatgaagttaaggacactatgtccttaacatttacaatgaacacatgaagttaaggacaccacgtccttaatatttatactgcatatatgaagttaaggacatgatgtcctaaagtttaacaacaggaggtgcaaatacaagttaaggacattatgtctttaacatttacattgcatatatgaagttaaggacaccatgtccttaatatttacactatacatatgaagttaaagacatgatgtcctaaagtttaacaatagaagttgcaaatacaagttaatgatattatgtccttaacatttatattACACACATGAAGATAAGGACACCAtgcttaacatttacactgcacatatgaagttaaggacatgatgtcctaaagtttagcagcagaaggtgcaaatacatgacactttgtcctaaatatttacacaacattcatgaagttaaggacatcatttccttaatatttacacaacacttaTGTCTAGCACATGAATATTTTTGTCCGGCgggtaaatatatttaaaatagtgACTAAAAATAAAGACATCTCTAATCAATAGTTATATGTGCACTTCCCCCTAGATTTGCGGGTGAGGTGGGTTTGGGCTGGCAAATCATTTGCGTATTTGcaccttttcctttttttcccctCTAGAATAATGCACTTAGCAattctttgttttttttaatcCAGTAATAGAAGTAAAGGACCTGCCATAATGATCATGCTAACTTGAAACTTACACTTTATATCTGATTCATGCTTTTGTACAATGTTCTCTTGGATGGCAAAAGGGAAAAAAGAACGATAGAGACATCGAATTCTTAGAATCATCATTTAACTAAATAAACATATCCAGAAACCATGTACAATTTAAcgggaaaaaaaaaacaaaagaaaatgaaaCTGATGACTCCATAATTCCACTGTGGAATTTCCACAGCCTGTATATGCAAAAACATAGTAAAAAATCTTCAACACTTCAAAACTTCTTATAGATATAAATCAAGAAATGGTAAATAAGCGTAAATGCTATAGCAATAATGATTTGTAGCCCAATTGAAAGGGTCTTCTCTTTTTCATGCTTAGTTGACTCTTCGGTGATCTTAGGAGGAGAAAATAGTAAAGCCATGGAAATGCAATCCTCTGTTTGACCTTGAAAAACTGGCCTTCCTATCACATGCTTGTATTGTCCGCCACTccatgtctaaaataaatcaatatattaaaattgaaaaataaaaaaaataaaacaagtcATAATTCATATTGCAAATCCAAGAAAGATTTTTATGATTGTATTTTCATAATCTAAAATACTGATAGGACAATGTGGTTTGGGGGGGGCTTAGATGTTCAAAATTTTCTATTGAAAATCGAAAAAAGATACTAAAAGAAAAAGGCTGCGAGTGTAAATGGAAAAGTGGTCGTCTTGGTGCTGCTTGTAGGGTTTCTATAACTGAAACATATGATGGCCGTCATAATGGACCATATGGGGCATTTGCACAAACAGCCTTTTTTGAGGTCACTATTTAAATTCTGCCATTGTTAGTCAAGTGATTAAATTTGTAAAAAGATTTAATAATTACCTGTAATAGATCTCCAATGGTGACTATAAGGGAGTCTTTATCAGGCTGAAAAGAGACCCAGCCTTTCTTTGAATAAACATGAAACTCTGAGCAACCATTGCTAACATGCAAACACAATGAATGAGGAAACTCGGATCCTCTTATCAACATTCTAATCACATCATATTTCAAGGTGTTCATATACTCTTGATCTCCTTTTATACTTCCCTTATGCTTGTGTAGATAACAGATGGAGTTTGCTGGCAATTCTCCTAATTGCTCCTGCATCTCCCCATTTTCATGGATTAATTTTCTAGGAGTAATATTCTGCTGCAGAAATTGTAGGATTCGCCCACCTTTGTGTTCCATTTCGTCCAAAAGCTTTTCCATCTTTTCACTATTGACATTAAAATTGAATAATTTTATTTGTACGATACGCCAAGATAAATTATAATCAGCTAATATAATAGAGTATCTCACGTTGAAAGTCACCATCTAGCATGCACGCGAATCATGAAAAGCAAgaataaaatgaaagaaaaagaagaagtacTAGTACGTGATGCTAATGATTTTAGTTTGTGCATACTATAAACAATGTAATTAACAAAAAGATTGTCGTTACTGTAATTTGCAGCAAGTAATCAACTAAGAGGTCATGTTTAACATATCAATATATGTTCGAGTCGATAATTAATTATGCATGAATGCTTGTTTACTACTTACACAATTACATCATAGACACACAACTATTATACGAAATTCGAACATATATATCATGACAAGAAGGGTATCTATCCAGCTTCGACAATGAGAGAGATTGCATTAATCAGTGTCCTCCAACTCAGAATATATTCCTAGTATATAAATAGCACACTCTAAAACCATTTATTGTAAAAATTGTATTCATCTCTAACATAGAAGGTACACAATACATAGATCTTCAGAAAATTCAAGCTAGATGCTTTTACCATGCAGACATGTGTCCTTTTTTTGGCTGTTTCGAATTATGAGTTATGTGTTTGGATCgttcaaaaatatttattatatattatttttacaaTTCAcaccaaaagtatttttgaagaATTTGAGCAATACTCTATGGTTAATTGATTCCTTAAATGACCAGAATTTCCGCTAAAAATGGCACAAAAAATTTTATACTTGCGTCTAAAATCTAAATCCAATCTTGCTAGTACTACTACAAACGATTGACTAGTAAGTTTGTAAATTTGAATTACCTGAAATTCGAAAATCCAATAGGCCAAACTCCCTCCATTTCCTTGTTGAAATTTTGTTCACCTCTGCACCAAACGAACTCTTCACTCGTCTCTATATCTTCCTCTCCGTGAAACTCCTCAAATCCATATGGCTTCTCCGATAACCTCATCAATTTTGCCTTTCCCTCCCGTGAAATCCCGAAGATTCCGTCACCGACGGACAAGACTGATTTGATGAGATCTCCTGAAATTCCATGATTAACCACCTCAAAGCACCCAATCGTTGCAACCGAATCCAGAATTTTCGAAATTGAGTCATTGTTTAACGACGCTAAAGACTCataattgagttttgatggaTTGCGAATGGATTTTTGCCTGGGGAAGACTCGATCAGGAAGCCTAAGGTCTGGGACTTTGAGCGAATTTTCTAGAAATTCCGTGAGGATTTCATCGTTTGTGACGCAGGATCGCCGTCCAGAGGCGATCGGAGATGGCGGTGGTGCACGGAAGTCGATGACAGAATTCTCCGGCATTGTTTCAGGTGAAACTGCCATCTTTTTTTTCCCTTCTCACTGAATCTAAAACACACTACTGATCATTGTGGCGAATATGGTAGAATTATAAAAGTGGAAAAAAGAGGAGGAAGCAGTAATGATGGGAATGTTTGGAAAGTCGCATACAATTGGAGAATCGGCATGTCCTTTCACTTTTAATATGCTCTGCTTTTTCAAATCTTAACTCTGCTTTACAGGTATGATGGTTTCTCTTCTTCCTTGTTAAGTACCTTTTGCTACTTTGGCATTACTGTACTACTATATTGCCAGCTTGACATGGACATGGCGCTTGGTTATATTGACTGATTCGTTGTTTTAGTTTTTTTGTGGCCTTTACGAGTCTTTGATACTTCAGAGTTTAGAATTTTACGACAGTTGAAGCTATTGATTCATAGACATGCACATTTAAAAGATAATTTTCCTACCTTGAAATCAATGTATAGATTTCATGAGGGAATTTTCTTAGATATTATGGTATTTCCTTGACATAGTAAAAGTGATTTAGAAATTTACGACCCTCCCATCTATTCGAGTCACCCAAGGACACCAAAGTAGCAATTAACTCTAACAAAGAGGATAAAAGGAGGAAAAAAAAAAGTAGGAGTAGTATAGTCCAAAAACATTTATTCTAGTGCTTTTACTCAGAGGCGGATCCATGATTTAAATCttatgggttcaatttttaaattttttagcattgaacccattatatttttaaagttatgggttcaattgaacccgccgAGTATATGCTACATCCGCCCCTGCTTGTACTATATATCTCGAAAGCACTATCCGGGCCTGTTAAatgatactccctccgttttaatttatgtgaacttgtttgattgtgcacgaagtttaagaaaaaataaaatactttggaatttgtgatcctaaacaattcaaaaagaggCTCAGAatatttatgtggttataaaagtttctcattaagggtataattgtaagtttaagtaaaattatttccaaatttaggaattgatcattctttttggaacggattaaaaaaaaaataggttcacataaactggaactaAGGTAGTAATACATAATTTTTCGAAGTTCATACCATgaattcttgaacacattctaGTAAGTAGGGAAATAGCCTTAAAGTAGATGGTCTTAAATTTTGTCCTTACTTGCTCAATGGACGCAACTTCAAGTTTAACAAGTGTTATACATCGTTTGCCTCATGAGCATCACTTTTAAATTTTGACCTTAAAATTTTGCTCACGGAGCAAGAAGGGGTCAAAAGTTAAAGACCACCCAAAAAAGTATCATAATTCTGCAATTCTTTGAGTAAATGCTAACTTAGCAAAGGAAATTATGGACTTTTTGAGCCAACAGAGGAGGAATTAACACAGACTacctataaaaattaaaataattaccTGTTTTTACCTACATTGAATCTATTTACATTTTATACCTATGCGATCTAACTTAATAACCCGACTATCCATTTCCCCTTGACCCATATATTTTTCATCGGTCTTATCGTGCTGAATTTGTCCTCTTCTAATTAAGGTCCTCTTCTTAGTttgtttttagtatttttgaGTTGAAACCGTAGAGCAAATTTTTGAAAAGTAATAATTAAAATGATCAAACTCAAAATTCCTTTAACTTGCAAATACATAATCACTTTTACTGTGTGGAGATATGATGAGGAACATTTTACCTAGGCACGATAAATCctctaattttttattattatttttttgaactttcaaatttaaaatttaattgaAATAGCGTATAAGTGATATGAATTTCAGAAGGATTGTCCTAAATTTTTGTCCAATTGTTGTCCACATTTTCAATAAATAAATAGTAATATTTATGAACATTAATGGAATTCCATGGAGGTATTATTCATTGCATAAGCTCTCATTGAGTTAATTAGATTATGTGACAAttgatattatttcagtttaataattaaattttttttttaaaaaaaaaactctcTGCGTACAATTGTATATCCTGttggtatagctatatactatactggtatcatatgttagttggaatatttttttatttgtattagctacatttaattggtacactatttgatttttctttagcaatagtagaatagtacactatcttgaattttttaaatttttctttacacatgtgtattatgtaatcattCTGATTGTTTCTTTATGCgtttgttttatataatagtgttatagtacaatatcttgaaatacattcttatattaatatgtggtacactactTTTTggtttttctctttatgcatgtgtattatgtaatagtagtatagtcatatatagttgcatgaaattaattagtagaactgtataccctattggtataatTATGTCATATTAGTATCATATAGTAGTtggaatattttttggttgttttagctgcaattttaagtgaattctattctgaaatgatttatatgatcatgttttgctgTGTTGGATTTTCTTATACCTATGGACATAGAgtttgtgtattatgtaatagtttttatagttatatgcagttgttggaacgacctcgtacaactatataccctattagtatagttatatactatattggtatcatatgctagTTGAGTCATTTTTTGATTGTATTAGATgtatttaattggtacactatatGATTTTTCTTTAACTAGTTTTAATGTACGTGCGTTGTACGTGTGCCTAGCATCAACGAATAAAATGTGTGTATGAGAGGAACACACAAATTAGGTTATCAAATGCTAAGTTTTAAAATGTCTATATTAAGTTAATATTATACAATAAGCAACTTAGTATATAGAAAATTATAGGGTTTTGTCTTTTGTTTAAATGAataccaaaataaataaaaataattaatgacaactcacttaaaatatattttatcttCTAATATTTCATCCTTGTTGTTTAATATTTGTACTTTTAACAATTTGATTCTTAATACTATACTACAATTGATTTATATAatgaattttgaaaagaatgaCTTGGATTTTTTTTTGCAAATTAGTTAATTTAAAGACTTTCTTTGGTTAATTAATTTAAGGACTTAATTATTTCTTCTTAACATTAAAgataatactttattttttgtTGATTCAAATTTTAATATTAGCTCATTCCAAGTTTTACATAGttaaatataattataatttttatccaaTAAGAACTTTATGTTAAGAGTAATAAGAAAATCGCTATGACATACCACTTTTAGATTTTTGTGTTAGTATAACCATTAGTGTTACTGAATCTTACCAACACTTCTCTTTCTTTTATAttcttaaaattaaaatttttttttaattaagctTGATActcaaattataaaaaaaaatggaaTTGATAAACTTTTGAGATTACTATGTTTGTGATTGCTAGATATTTATTTTTACTCCCAAGCATGATTTAATAACATAAATTTAATTACTATcaaaatttaaatataaaaaataataattgaatGACTATtttgttatttaaaaaaatactCGTAAACCTTTAAAAAGACTCTTAAACTTGGAAAAAAAATAAGGACTCCTAATCATGAAAAGGAAAGTAAGGAACTTTTATAACAAAAAGATACTTGTAAACCTAATATTAAAAAAGTTATTACTAAACTTTTATAACAAAAAGGATACTCGTAAacctaatattaaaaaaaatactccTGAAGTGATTAGAATTCGATACTGTAAATCTAAATATAGTTTATATGAAGGACTCCAATTAAATAACATAATTTTCTAGATCAAAGTCCTaagtattaaaaaaataattaagttattatttctaaatattagaaaaataattaaatgactattcctaccgtttagaaaaataacttaaattattattttatcaaATATAAAAGCTAGTTAAGATTTTACATTATaaattaatagtaaaaattaaatactaagaactcttagaatatttttaacattattattttattaatgaaTAAAGTTGACAAaggtaaatatacataaaagaaactaaataacttaaattactattttgtcaaATATAAAAGCTAgttaatattttaccttataaactaatagtaaaaattaaataCTAAGAGCTCTTAGAATATTTTTAACATTATTCTTTTATTAATGAAGAAGGTAGACAAAGGTAAATAAAGGTAAATATACATACAAGAAACTTCCTTTTATAGATGTGCTTTTGTGACTCAAGTATAATTATCATTGTTTTTGTATGTTTATATTAGGAAAAGGAGACTGAAAGTCAAATGCTTAGGACGAATAACAATATTGATATTTAGTATGTAGTAAAATTCATATATTTGTTGTtcattattgtgttattttttaACTAACAAAATTTATTCCTAATATAATTTATTCTGAAATGATTAAATTAGTAACAAAATAAATAGAGGAAATAAACAAAAACTTGAGAAGAAGCAATACTTCTCACTACATTCCATGTTCTTTAAAGTCCCCTACAAGAAATAGTACAAATTAAATAAGTTATATTAGTAGTTCAAATAAGAAAGGATATAATACACAAAACCTAATTGattttgaaatcataaacatTTGAAAAATAACTAAATGCATATTCCTATATATTAGATAAGTAattcaaatgactattttgtcttgtGCGAAAATAacattttaagggtaaaaaaggcgaacgacatttcgctaaaggctttcgtgcttttaatatagtatagataatagtaatatagtataatatcttggaatactttattatattaatatgtggtacactatttttttttatttttctctttatgcatgtgtgttatttaatagtagtatagtcatacaGTTGCTGAAAATTAACAAGTACAgttgtataccatgttggtatagttatatgtCATATTGatatcatatggtagtttgaactttttttggttattttagctgcatttttaagtgactactattctgaaattatttatatgaacatgatttgcagtgctgGAATTTTTTTTGTAATGATGGACATAGATTATgtatattatgtaatagtttttatagttatagacAATTATTGGAACGAccccatacaactatataccGTATTAGTATACGGAATAAGCAAGTTCCTTTgcgaatatttagcttgcaatgcgaGAATGTAATTTTCTCATATTTTTATTGCTTTCTTTAATGTTTTGATACAATAGTATAGTCGcagatagttgtagcaatattctagagcaatcatatactctattggtatacatgtataccatattaGTATCATACGGTACTATAAgtcttttttgctacttataCCTTTATTGCATTttctaatattttattatcatttatattctaactagtatatatggaGATTTGGTGGCCGTAGATTATGTTTTCTTTCTCCATAACTAGTTATGTTACTGCTAATTGTCGAGTGTGTACCAATATTTATAGGGAAGGAGATCAAGGTTTGCATGACAATCACGTGTTGATTCCTAGAATCTGATTATATAATTTATGGTGCTCAGCAATAGTCAATGTGATATTCAGTGAATTAGATCAAGTAACAACatatattatttcagtttaataattgaatttaaaaaatgagaaaaaagacaaaaggtatattatactagttatattaaaaaaaaggtgaacaaatatttactatatcagttattttttcttattgtataaaaaaagaataataaaaaatagtgaaaacagtaaatgaaattagattatgaagagaaaaggaatattaaaaaattagttaaatgaaattagaaaaggaaaaaaaaaagaagaagaataaaacgagaaaaaagaaaaggagaaaagaaagaaaaaaaggaaaaaaaagaaagaaaagaagcatagaaataaaaaagtattggagaaaaaagagaaaatttccCACAAAAATTACTATGGGTAGAAAATATAATTAGTTTGATGGATAGAAAAACAAATAGGCAGGCAATggtaaatagttttatttttgtggGTAATTGTGTCCTTCTCCCAATAGAGAAGTCCCGGCCCATTATGAAAATTAAATGGTCTGTCGCTGAAGCTGGATTCTAGCCCAATTGTCCAAAGAATGATCTACTAATCCCTTGTCTACCTCAAAGAGGCGATGGATGTTTATTTCCACTTTATaggattttaaatttgaaaagacaAATGAGTTTAAATGCTAAAATGTTGCCAAAATTGCATTCAAAAAGTGTCATATTAATTGAGATTAGAGGAAGAACAATAGTATTCACTTTATCCCATGATTTTTTTGAATTTCTGAAAGTCAGAAATCTAAAAGGAATATATGTCGATGTGCTTCTAGTTTATTTTAGTTTCCAATCGAAACGTTTCTAGAAGTATAACAAGGTCCTAACTTGTGTATATAAAGGACAAATTTTACAATTATGAATACTGTACTGAAACAAGCAAACAGTGAGCTATGACAAAACGAAAAGGATGTGAGAGTACTGAAGTATAGgagtagtttatttttatttttatttttttgagtgaGCTTGTTAAGTAAGAATACATTTATGTCTTTATCAACTTGTTTTTAGTATTTGCATCACTGAGTTATATCTATTCAGGAAGGCGAGGGAGAGTAGAATCTACGGGTTCGATCGAATCTAGTAATTttgatttaaattatttatttattttaaaaaatttattgaatatataaaagttatttaatttaaaatccaATAACTTAAAATATTAGAATTCGAACTTATAAACTTCAAATCTTAAGCTCCGTCTATATGTATCTATTGATAACCTAAAACCAATAAAATTGTCCAAACTCTAGCAAATCGGAGATCAGATACTGTGTTTGCTG
Encoded proteins:
- the LOC104087476 gene encoding flavanone 3-dioxygenase 2, with protein sequence MAVSPETMPENSVIDFRAPPPSPIASGRRSCVTNDEILTEFLENSLKVPDLRLPDRVFPRQKSIRNPSKLNYESLASLNNDSISKILDSVATIGCFEVVNHGISGDLIKSVLSVGDGIFGISREGKAKLMRLSEKPYGFEEFHGEEDIETSEEFVWCRGEQNFNKEMEGVWPIGFSNFSEKMEKLLDEMEHKGGRILQFLQQNITPRKLIHENGEMQEQLGELPANSICYLHKHKGSIKGDQEYMNTLKYDVIRMLIRGSEFPHSLCLHVSNGCSEFHVYSKKGWVSFQPDKDSLIVTIGDLLQTWSGGQYKHVIGRPVFQGQTEDCISMALLFSPPKITEESTKHEKEKTLSIGLQIIIAIAFTLIYHFLIYIYKKF